The DNA segment atatatatatatatataactccACTTATATAGGAAGAATTTTGGACGACAAATGTTAAGAACTTGTGGGATGAATtagcaaagaaaatgaaggagacaAATGGAAAGGTGAATGGACAATGTGATTCATTTGAAACTGAAGCTGAGGAGGCGGCATGCaagtatttgcatgccggcttagAACATCTGTACAATACGACGACGACGTCGTCGTCGTCAGGAACTGCTAACAGTGAAGTTTTagacaacccatcgtttagacaaacgatgggttgttttttacttcattcctatgcaaaatatatgcaaaGTAAGGCAACTTGTAATATTGAAAAAGGGATAACACAGGCATTTGAGTCATGGAATAGGAGTACTACTGGTAAATGCAATAATGGTTCCTGTGTTCCATGCAAATGGGCAGATAATGCCCAATTGGACAGCTGCAACGTGCCGGCTGGCACAGGCGGCAACACATCCCTTACGGAGAATGTAATGAAGAAATTGGAAATGTTTGTCAATGAAAAGGACTCCAACATTAGTGCAATGCTaactaaaataaataaaagggatAATTTATGTGATCATATGAAATGTATAGCAACCCACTTAAATTCCTCTACCggacaacaacaacaacaaccgTCGAATACAACTGCGGTAAGTAGAGTACATCTGCTGTAAGTAGAATTCGGGGGGGAAAcaactgtacatatatacatacacatacatctatgtatatacttacatatatttgtatatctacatatacatatacatgtatgtacgtatgtatacatatacatagatgtatagatgtatacgtatgtatgtatacatatatatgtttatgcatatatgtacatacatatacatagatttatagatatatatatatatatatatacacatacatctatgtatataatgtacgcatatatgtatatatatatgttcatgcatatatgtacatatacatatacatgtatgtacgtatgtatacatatgtatatacatatgtatatatgcatatgcatttatgcatatgcatacatatatatatatatatatatatatatatatatatatatatatatatatattactttacTTGCAGAATGAGTTTTGGGAGAAGAGTGTGAAGAAATTGTGGGAAGATTTGGCAGAAGCAATGATGCACACAAATGGCAATGGCACTGGAACTGAGTGTAATGGATTCGATAATCCATCTGCGGAAagggcatgcaattatttgcatgccggtttTGAAAAACTGAAGAGCATTTCCTCGTCCACAGCAACTAATGGAGGTGATTACCCAATCCTAAGTAAAGActcatcgtttgtccaaacagtgggttgtttcttacttcattcttatgcagaacatatggaaaaaaaatcgactTGTGTTATTACTGCTGGTATAAAACAGGCATTTGACACTGCTGGTACGAATGGTATTAgtgtcccttgccaatggaATGACGACGACTATGACACTTGCAGAATTATCACAAATGGAGGCAGTGGCAGCACAACACCAACGAAAGTAAAGCCCAAAGTGAAAGGAATGGTCGAAGGCAATGACCCAGACACTGATTCCATCATAAAgaacataaatgaaatgaagacTTTATGTGATGGTTTAAAATGTATAGCATCTCACTTAAATTCGCCTAATGCACAAAAGAATTTTCCGAATGTGGTAAGGGGGGAAACAActttacatatgtacatacatatgtatgtgtacatgtatatatatgtatatatgtgtacatgcgtacatatatacgtatatatatatacatatatatacttacatatatatgtgtatgtacgtatgtatacatatacatgtatacatgtacatgcgcatatgtatgcatatgcatttatgcatatgcatatatatatattttactccACCTTGCAGACGCAATTTTGGGAGAGTGGCGGCGAAGTGGGACAACTTTGGACAGAATTGTCCGAAGCAATGTTACAAAATGTGGACAAGGACAACGGAGGTCCATGTAGGACAATGGATGATGGCAGTGCCACTGGCAGTGGCGCTGCCAATGGCACTAGACCTGCCACGAAacctgaaaagaaggcatgcaattatttacATGCCGGTTTCAACAGACTGAAAGAAAATCTAACGCAGGATGCTACGAAGTATCCAATCCTGTCTCAACACCCATCGTtgagacaaacgatgggttgtttccttcttaaagaatatgcaaaacaaatgcaAGGTAAATCGACTTGTCTTATCGAAtcaggaataaagaaggctTTTAAGGTTGGTGGTGCAGTTCTTAAGGGTACTTGCAATGGTGGTGCCAGTGGCACGGAACCCTGTGTTCCGTgccaatggaaagaaaaagactaTGACAACTGCCAAATTACCACAAATGGCAACGCCCAAACGAAAGTAACGCAAAAGTTAACATTagttaaggataaaattgACGGCACCGCAACTACCACCATGGAAcaagtaaataaaatgacGTCTTTATGTCAACAACTCCAATGCGCCGCATCCAATTGGTTCAAAAACCACAGTAACGTTAATAGTGGTACTCCAACGAAGAAggattgggtaagtattactacaaaCATCCACCACAACACTGAGGGgctagagaaaaaaaaaaaaaaattcacattccgggtgttggaataaggttgtatgggtattagaataaggttgtatagtgttggaataaggctgtaggggtgtccgaataaaggttgtacgggtgtcagaataagatggtacgggtattagaataaaggttgtatgggtgttggaatgatgttgtagggggtgttggaatgatgttgttgtggtgttggaatgctgttataagggtgttggaatgatgttttggggggtgttggaatgatgttgttcggGGGTGTTGTAATGATGTTGTtcgggggtgttggaatgaagattgttggggtgttggaatgaaggttgttgtggtgttggaataatgttgttgtggtgttggaataatgttgtttggggtgttggaatgatgttgtttggggtgttggaatgatgttgttggggtgttggaatgatgttgttgtggtgatggaatgatgttgttggggtgttggaatgaaggttgttgggggtgttagaataaggtggtaaaggtgttagtataaggtggtagggttattggaataaggtgttaagggtgttagaataaggtggtaagggtgttagaataaggttgtaagggtattataataaagttgtaagggtataagagtaaggttttaggggtatgggaataaggttccacggtttaggacttaggtttcagggtttaggagtaaggttccagggttagctttagctactttggggggggagaggaaaaactcctcgcagacagggactggatactacaccagccggatactacatactaaccgAATTCTACATAACCTACCaccaaccaacatactaacataaccaacatactgacacaactaacatactaacacaaccaaacatactaacacaaagaaaaaaaaaaaaaaaaaaaaaaaaaaagaaaaggacatatatatacacatatacatacatatgtatatgtatatatatatatatatgtatatgtatatgtatacacatatgtgtatacatatgtgtatacatatgtgtatacatatacatatatttttttttctctcttttttttcttcttttatgatcagaaTGAAATAAGTGGTGTCGTTGAAGCGGaattaaggaaccttcttgaAGAAATGTCTAAGAAGAATGATGATTCAACTTTTAACCAATACTGCAACGACGTCGGTTCGCCGACAAACGacacaaaaggagaaataactgccaagcaaaaagcttgtaggctttttgcttcaggtttaaaacacatttctgatattaaaaaggataaagGCCAAGACCCTGATGTACCACTTATaaaaactatgatgtgcgcagcacttaatctttatgctgatgAATTAATTTCAAAATCAACAGATCAATGTCCTCTCGATGGAACTAAATTGGGACAGGCAATAAAACACGCTTTTGGTAAAAGTAATGACATTATGGGGAATAAAACAGCTTCTTCATGCTCAGTTGGTACTAATGatcctaattcttgttttattTGCGAAAGACAAAaccctttttccccttgcaAAATTGGCTCTGACGAAATAAAAAGCAATATGACCGAACTCATCAAAGAAAACGACAAAACcaacaccaccaacaacagaACCGACCCCAACAACAGCACCCCtaacatggaaaaaacactagacaaaataaacagTAAGGacactttctgtactcaagtccaatgtgcCATTAAACAACACtacaacaaaaacaaaaacaaaaatggacaGGCAGGTGTAATGGCCACACCTAATTGGGTAAGTGGGAACCAACATCAataacaactacatatacatttatgtatatatatatatatatgtatatatatgtatatgtatgcatatgcatatatgtatatatatgtatatgtatatatatgtatatgtatatgtatttatatatgtatatatatgtatatgtatgcatatgcatatatgtatatatatgtatatgtatatatatgtatatgtatatgtatttatatatgtatatgtatacacatatgtgtatacatatgtgtgtacatatacatatatttttttttttatctcccttccttcttcttttatgatcagagCGAAATCGAAAATGACGCCAAAGGCGAATTATCGAAACTTCTAGGACATATGTTGCAACCTTCGGAGCAGAATGCAGTTACCCAATACTGCCAAGACTACGATTGGTATACTTTAGGCCATaaacaaagcaaaacaaataaagcagcttgtttactttttgcttcaggattaaagcacatttataaCCACGGTAATGGCCGTGTTAAAAGCCCTGttaagggcccatcgtttggacaaacgatgggttgtttatttcttaaagaatatgcaaaacaattaataGATTTGgcagataaagaaaaaaagcataagGTACATCCGAAATGTAGCGTagaggatggtataaactaCGCTTTTGGTAAAAGTAATGCCATTATGAATGCAACACCTCCATGCGACAAGAGTagtaattcttgttttgaatgcaaactGAACGACTATGAagattgcaaaattggcactGCCAATGTAAAGGACAAAGTCAAATCACTACTCCAATCGGAACAAAACCTAATGGAAGAAACATTATCGAATACActttgtcccatccttcctatggatctccttaccccttttcttcctttggctcctgtctctattggcctttctgctatggcttattacctttggaaggtaagattaaaaaattaataaaaaaaaaaaaaaaaaaaaaaaattttaatggacaaaattaattgttaaaaggaaaaaaaattttttaatggttaaaggggaaaaaaatttttttttaatggttaaaaagaaaaaaaaaatttttttaatggttaaaaggaaaaaaaaaaatttttttttaatggttaaaaggaaaaaaaaaaatttttattggttaaaaggaaaaaaaaatttttttaatggttaaaaggaaaaaaaaaattttaatggacaaaattaatgggaaaaaatttttttttaatggttaaaaggaaaaaaattttttctaatgattaaaaggaaaaaaaaaatttcttaatggttaaaaggaaaaaaaaaaattttttttcatggttaaaataaaataaaataaatgtgtaaaaaaaatttttcacaattttcttaacaaaaatatcctctcatttttttttttttttctttttttttctgtagtattttggtcctcttggtaaaggaggaccacgtttcagaagatctcctgctgaaatacgcggtccatcagtacaagaacaagtcctcgatcatgtggatGCAGGTgcttcacatgaatatcgattggtgaaagaacgaaaacctccatctgctccaacaagaacaaaacgttctgcTGGTGTGAAtcgtcgcacgattattgaaattcattttgaagtgttggacgaatgtcaaaagggggacacacaattgaaccagaaggattttctggaacttttggttcaagagttcatgggatcggaatttatggaagaaaaacaggttcctaaggaagaggttcttatggaaggggttccaatggaaagtattcctttggagcaggttccaatggagcgtgttccaagtttaggttccggctttatggtttaggtttagggggttagtgttcacagtttagggttttatggtctcaggttcacggttcagggattaggttttagggttgacggtttagattttatggttttagcgtttaggattcagggttcacagtttagggtttattttttaatgatgaaggatattggtttcacaccttttgtcctttttttattctttttttttcaagaacaaataaaaaggaaaaaaaaaaagaaaaaaaacattcttttttttaaagaacattattattttttttttaagaacacacattctttttttttctttttttttttttttttcctttttatattttttgaaaaaaaaaaaaagaaaaaaggaaagattttttctttcacctttatttcttattttgtttgcaactttttaattttttagtgaagataaaaaaaatgtttattgaatttttttttttttttttcttttctttttctcttaaaaTTTGTATTCCGTTTCCATCTTTGCGAAAAGTTGcccccaataggtgttatatcttgttctcgtaaaaaaaatgtatgggacATCCGCGCGCGATCGCTCGCGCCCCCTACGCGGaacactatattacgatttccgcgaaaaaaaagtgtggaagaacgataaaaattttcatataattagaactttaaaaaaaaaaaaaaaaaaaaaaaaagaaaagaagcaaataatgggaaaaaaaaaaaaattgtatattgtattcataatatttttcgtgtaaaaaaaaaaaaatataatggttccatataatcataaaaaccatgtctatacaataatcattataagatgttactaaaacaattacacaaatgtgatgatattcatgctaaaaaattacatacacacacaaaaaaaaaaagaaaaaaattcatgataTAACTTCTTGTA comes from the Plasmodium knowlesi strain H genome assembly, chromosome: 3 genome and includes:
- a CDS encoding SICAvar, type I, with protein sequence MAGKFSNVLAKWIGNTGQKSDTAYATLQEEMKKMFEQLGDYLGDMTNDRDVAAACVDAGQKYQSNGRIQDKEICKALVRALYWMNRRGRWSAGAKGKDEAGGESLKELNQYLRCIVGYSAMVRLLSNKRDVEKIVETVQKAAAEPVKGGGAGGEKGTLNEKCNWVTYEDISLGTQILGKPLAEWVQNLNSKAGIMSLYLTWTLRDQGTGTERQEIDENKDQKKGVMELLGEKKAASLQEKVVAGVPTSPPAGAASPEGKLQQFLQNAESCKAEDSNNVQNCLKKKLELAVGGSECKSSSSFCSRLECVLKKKKGLDGSSTGKTTNDDEVRGAVKTEVTSFDSALSTSAGNANDIDTLCNGITCPNDNANDCVSKTTCKIMAKALKNIHQIKKENGSPSKGDGENDRIFRSTIRCVALNAFIHKLKEQANEGGYVCAVEEGITEAFEVGGTQRSTWCKGSGNEKGSCEECGKDHQCVSTDVGGIKPWEEVMKELNNESNTKVKSTLEGLHSQATLCDRLHCAINQWKKTKGTPQTQINDEEFWTTNVKNLWDELAKKMKETNGKVNGQCDSFETEAEEAACKYLHAGLEHLYNTTTTSSSSGTANSEVLDNPSFRQTMGCFLLHSYAKYMQSKATCNIEKGITQAFESWNRSTTGKCNNGSCVPCKWADNAQLDSCNVPAGTGGNTSLTENVMKKLEMFVNEKDSNISAMLTKINKRDNLCDHMKCIATHLNSSTGQQQQQPSNTTANEFWEKSVKKLWEDLAEAMMHTNGNGTGTECNGFDNPSAERACNYLHAGFEKLKSISSSTATNGGDYPILSKDSSFVQTVGCFLLHSYAEHMEKKSTCVITAGIKQAFDTAGTNGISVPCQWNDDDYDTCRIITNGGSGSTTPTKVKPKVKGMVEGNDPDTDSIIKNINEMKTLCDGLKCIASHLNSPNAQKNFPNVTQFWESGGEVGQLWTELSEAMLQNVDKDNGGPCRTMDDGSATGSGAANGTRPATKPEKKACNYLHAGFNRLKENLTQDATKYPILSQHPSLRQTMGCFLLKEYAKQMQGKSTCLIESGIKKAFKVGGAVLKGTCNGGASGTEPCVPCQWKEKDYDNCQITTNGNAQTKVTQKLTLVKDKIDGTATTTMEQVNKMTSLCQQLQCAASNWFKNHSNVNSGTPTKKDWNEISGVVEAELRNLLEEMSKKNDDSTFNQYCNDVGSPTNDTKGEITAKQKACRLFASGLKHISDIKKDKGQDPDVPLIKTMMCAALNLYADELISKSTDQCPLDGTKLGQAIKHAFGKSNDIMGNKTASSCSVGTNDPNSCFICERQNPFSPCKIGSDEIKSNMTELIKENDKTNTTNNRTDPNNSTPNMEKTLDKINSKDTFCTQVQCAIKQHYNKNKNKNGQAGVMATPNWSEIENDAKGELSKLLGHMLQPSEQNAVTQYCQDYDWYTLGHKQSKTNKAACLLFASGLKHIYNHGNGRVKSPVKGPSFGQTMGCLFLKEYAKQLIDLADKEKKHKVHPKCSVEDGINYAFGKSNAIMNATPPCDKSSNSCFECKLNDYEDCKIGTANVKDKVKSLLQSEQNLMEETLSNTLCPILPMDLLTPFLPLAPVSIGLSAMAYYLWKYFGPLGKGGPRFRRSPAEIRGPSVQEQVLDHVDAGASHEYRLVKERKPPSAPTRTKRSAGVNRRTIIEIHFEVLDECQKGDTQLNQKDFLELLVQEFMGSEFMEEKQVPKEEVLMEGVPMESIPLEQVPMERVPSLGSGFMV